In the genome of Helicobacteraceae bacterium, one region contains:
- a CDS encoding flagellar hook-basal body complex protein, with amino-acid sequence MNSGFWSALTGAKTHQNAIDTTANNIANINTTGYRASAIEFASLYDRCLALNSQTLSSDDGVGVRTSATRIDLRSGAATQTGNAFDVAINEQGWFGVVGSNIYDAKTIVYTRDGAFSRDANGNIVTQNGNYLLGTSWGAMINDGGVWKIVHGVNAGAIDGVTAQQPLFAPDNIVFPPIATKNGALNANFPYSVTQTKTADKNAPIASLYDQNGAYMGLNAGDNLLIAAGDNAGVFAALGEIKKTITINEHIVSPLGFELNGVAINVSWALGASEDEIGEAIANAINASGAANASRSGANIAISSPNALSIANSSDPFLAPLNASIWTANASSTLSDLQETIAQTARAIYPQTDFFTDYNGKITANGANNFSLLVANGGNSPESLLTAFSTFDGLEKTAFQSSVFRQSAISAEQTAIAPNGDRLVLASSARLIAPADANGGATYEATASLKRLGAMSAASDLSSIVQDGKELELKGGENLWFGFGKLPASTNIGLGYSLPLASDIADGEAPFVRFTLDDASYEYLGADGDDALITAAGVAAILGAAGYETSRDGTNLIVYPKGDRLYFANGESNLPNAIFAPMSLGNVAYAQGETIGDYASAIDQIANLVGASVSVANGKITTTNGSNQTISSGVYGGDNTPEALLRLFCSLNAAPAANASISSASIEAYSTLSKQTKIVALDLNGAAIGDTSVVLDNGGTPINFNFNLKADDGFAQSASVSADGVIEGNLEQYAIDERGYIVAVFDNGRQSEVGQIAVYHFANDQGLMRVGNNQFMQSANSGEPFFYLDANGAQLPSVTGGALESSNVQAAVALSDLIVYQRSYEGAAKAITTNDQLIQNAINLKR; translated from the coding sequence GTGAATAGCGGTTTTTGGAGCGCGTTAACGGGCGCGAAAACTCATCAAAACGCAATCGACACAACGGCGAATAATATCGCCAATATCAATACTACGGGCTACCGCGCGAGCGCGATAGAGTTTGCTTCGCTATACGATCGTTGCCTCGCGCTCAATTCGCAAACGCTTTCAAGCGACGACGGCGTAGGCGTAAGAACAAGCGCGACGAGAATCGATCTGCGAAGCGGCGCGGCGACGCAAACGGGAAACGCATTCGACGTAGCGATCAACGAACAGGGCTGGTTTGGCGTGGTTGGATCGAATATCTACGACGCAAAAACAATCGTTTACACGCGCGACGGCGCGTTCAGCCGCGACGCGAACGGCAATATCGTAACGCAAAACGGAAACTATCTCTTAGGCACGAGTTGGGGCGCTATGATCAACGACGGCGGCGTATGGAAAATCGTTCATGGCGTAAACGCGGGCGCGATCGACGGCGTAACCGCGCAACAGCCCTTATTCGCGCCCGATAATATCGTTTTTCCGCCGATCGCCACCAAAAACGGCGCGCTGAACGCCAATTTTCCGTATTCGGTTACGCAAACAAAAACGGCGGACAAAAACGCGCCGATCGCTTCGCTATACGATCAAAACGGCGCTTATATGGGACTGAACGCGGGCGATAATCTGCTGATCGCGGCGGGCGATAACGCCGGCGTATTCGCCGCGCTTGGGGAGATCAAAAAAACGATAACGATCAACGAGCATATCGTCTCTCCGCTCGGTTTCGAGCTAAACGGCGTTGCGATAAACGTTTCGTGGGCGCTCGGCGCGAGCGAGGACGAGATCGGCGAGGCGATAGCAAACGCGATAAACGCGAGCGGCGCGGCGAACGCCTCAAGAAGCGGCGCGAATATCGCGATTTCGTCGCCGAACGCCCTTTCGATAGCCAATTCGAGCGACCCGTTTTTAGCGCCGCTAAACGCCTCGATATGGACGGCTAACGCAAGCTCGACGTTAAGCGATCTGCAAGAGACGATCGCGCAAACGGCGCGAGCGATCTATCCGCAAACCGACTTTTTTACCGATTACAACGGCAAGATTACGGCTAACGGCGCCAACAATTTTTCGTTGCTCGTCGCGAACGGCGGAAACTCGCCCGAAAGCCTTTTGACGGCGTTTTCTACCTTCGACGGTTTAGAAAAAACCGCGTTTCAAAGCTCCGTTTTCAGACAATCGGCGATAAGCGCGGAACAAACGGCGATAGCTCCAAACGGAGATCGTCTTGTTCTTGCAAGTTCGGCGCGGCTGATCGCGCCGGCAGATGCGAACGGCGGCGCGACATACGAGGCGACGGCGAGCTTAAAACGGCTTGGAGCGATGAGCGCCGCTTCCGATCTAAGCTCGATTGTCCAAGACGGCAAAGAGCTTGAATTAAAAGGCGGCGAAAATCTATGGTTTGGCTTTGGCAAACTGCCCGCCTCCACTAATATCGGACTAGGCTATTCGCTACCGCTTGCGAGCGATATAGCCGACGGCGAAGCGCCTTTTGTCCGCTTTACGCTTGACGACGCAAGTTACGAATATCTCGGCGCGGACGGCGACGACGCGCTAATTACGGCGGCGGGCGTAGCCGCGATACTTGGCGCGGCGGGTTACGAAACGAGCCGCGACGGAACGAATTTGATCGTTTATCCAAAAGGCGATCGCCTCTATTTCGCAAACGGCGAAAGCAATCTGCCAAACGCGATTTTCGCGCCGATGAGTCTTGGAAACGTCGCCTACGCGCAAGGAGAGACAATCGGCGATTACGCGAGCGCGATCGATCAAATAGCCAATCTCGTCGGCGCGTCCGTTAGCGTCGCAAACGGCAAAATAACGACGACAAACGGATCGAATCAGACGATCTCAAGCGGCGTTTACGGCGGCGATAATACGCCCGAAGCGTTGCTACGGCTTTTTTGCTCGTTAAACGCCGCGCCGGCGGCTAACGCCTCGATAAGCTCCGCTTCGATCGAGGCTTACTCGACGCTTTCTAAACAGACAAAGATCGTGGCGCTGGATCTAAACGGCGCGGCGATCGGCGATACGAGCGTCGTTCTTGATAACGGAGGAACGCCGATCAATTTTAATTTCAACCTAAAAGCGGACGACGGCTTCGCGCAAAGCGCGAGCGTTAGCGCCGACGGCGTTATCGAGGGGAATTTGGAACAATACGCGATCGACGAGCGCGGTTATATCGTCGCCGTTTTTGACAACGGGCGACAGAGCGAGGTTGGACAGATCGCCGTCTATCATTTTGCGAACGATCAAGGGCTTATGCGCGTTGGAAACAATCAGTTTATGCAGAGCGCGAACTCCGGCGAGCCGTTTTTTTATCTTGACGCGAACGGAGCGCAACTGCCGTCGGTAACGGGAGGCGCGCTTGAAAGCAGTAACGTTCAAGCGGCGGTCGCGCTAAGCGATCTGATCGTTTATCAACGATCTTACGAGGGCGCGGCAAAGGCGATTACCACAAACGATCAGCTAATACAAAACGCTATCAACCTTAAACGCTAA
- a CDS encoding flagellar biosynthesis protein FlgD has translation MATEAIDFMGGTTNATITYNPNSALDKDAFLKLLLVQLQYQDPTSPMDTDKMLSQTADMAVIESQENIQKAMENMVSEFRLTSAYQLIGAVGKLADTGLNAVQFAENGEEYKDYLFYEESFENGLFIVSDSNGVQIRAEVISSGAAGLQEFTWDGKNSAGELVGAGVYAIRAEYTGSVSGKSYVSNLGVYPIESVVLNQSEPQLYLGGQYYTLDQIVSVRERQ, from the coding sequence ATGGCTACGGAAGCAATCGATTTTATGGGCGGGACGACAAACGCTACTATCACGTATAATCCAAATAGCGCGCTTGATAAAGACGCTTTTTTGAAACTGTTGCTCGTTCAGCTTCAGTATCAAGACCCGACAAGCCCGATGGACACCGATAAAATGCTCTCGCAGACGGCGGATATGGCGGTGATTGAGTCGCAGGAGAATATCCAAAAGGCGATGGAGAATATGGTTTCCGAGTTTAGGCTCACAAGCGCTTATCAGCTAATCGGCGCGGTCGGCAAGCTGGCGGATACGGGGCTTAACGCGGTGCAGTTTGCGGAAAACGGCGAGGAATATAAAGATTATCTCTTTTACGAAGAGAGTTTTGAAAACGGGCTGTTTATCGTTTCGGATTCAAACGGCGTTCAGATCAGAGCGGAGGTTATCTCTAGCGGCGCGGCGGGCTTGCAGGAGTTTACGTGGGACGGCAAAAATAGCGCCGGCGAATTGGTGGGCGCGGGCGTTTACGCCATACGCGCCGAATATACCGGAAGCGTTTCGGGCAAAAGCTACGTTAGCAATCTCGGCGTTTATCCGATTGAATCGGTCGTTTTAAATCAAAGCGAGCCGCAACTATATCTGGGCGGTCAATACTATACGCTCGATCAGATCGTCTCGGTAAGGGAGCGGCAGTGA
- the nrfH gene encoding cytochrome c nitrite reductase small subunit — translation MGRKKALAALAFGTFIVAVGLLCYTLSAARAIDYLGSDSKACINCHVMNVSYATWEHSAHRNAVACVDCHLPREGIGKYAAKARDGFNHAVAFAFETFEQAIVISDDGAKRVQANCVACHASLASSLIKNADLNHRFDEQTANGDRLCWSCHRQTPHGSVRAVSSAPNNLGVKF, via the coding sequence ATGGGACGGAAAAAAGCGCTTGCCGCGCTTGCCTTTGGAACGTTTATTGTAGCCGTAGGTCTGCTTTGCTATACCCTTAGCGCCGCTAGAGCCATAGACTATCTTGGCTCCGATTCAAAAGCCTGTATCAACTGCCATGTGATGAACGTCTCTTACGCCACATGGGAGCATAGCGCGCACAGAAACGCCGTCGCGTGCGTCGATTGCCATCTGCCGCGCGAAGGTATCGGCAAATACGCGGCGAAGGCGCGCGACGGTTTTAATCACGCCGTCGCGTTCGCCTTTGAAACGTTCGAGCAGGCGATTGTCATAAGCGACGACGGGGCAAAACGCGTTCAAGCAAACTGCGTAGCCTGTCATGCGAGCTTGGCGAGCTCGCTAATAAAAAACGCCGATCTAAACCATCGTTTCGACGAGCAAACGGCAAACGGCGATCGCCTATGCTGGTCGTGTCATCGGCAAACGCCGCACGGCTCGGTTCGCGCCGTTAGTTCCGCGCCGAATAATCTCGGCGTAAAATTTTAA
- a CDS encoding ammonia-forming cytochrome c nitrite reductase subunit c552, with product MKKYIALLAVSLAAIVALGFLVSDVNAKEEERQKINAGRQINIENPAQTSQWRRYFPRQFDGWKKTKESDKVADMIKKWPALAIVWAGYPFSKDYNAPRGHYYSVMDNINTLRVGAPSETVDSPLPTACWTCKSPDVVRLMETKGDLEFYSGQWNKWGDEVVNAIGCYDCHTADTRELKMGRAYVNNGLRAAGMPTFEDSTHQNKRDLVCAQCHSEYYFRPTPNGDKTARVVTLPWKNGLGAEEQMSYYNDGKNFPDGKPFKDFENKLSKTPIVKAQHPDYELHLTGIHGKKGVSCADCHMPYKQEGATKYSDHQIQSPLDTMDRSCMPCHRESETKLKSILEEKYQRKETLFGLAVNNLAAAHLEAQKAWESGASEAEMAKALNLIREGQWRWDYASASHGGFFHAPDETLFVFAKANDYALQARAVLREILVKRGVKDYVVPDFSSKAKAQKLAGWDMEALISDKQKFKDETVPVWIERAKAQGLLDENIRDYKDDSASWFGKSE from the coding sequence ATGAAAAAGTATATCGCGCTTTTAGCGGTTTCATTGGCGGCGATTGTCGCGCTTGGCTTTCTGGTTTCGGACGTTAACGCCAAAGAGGAGGAGCGCCAAAAGATTAACGCCGGCAGGCAGATCAATATAGAAAATCCCGCGCAGACCTCTCAATGGCGCCGCTACTTCCCGCGCCAATTCGACGGCTGGAAAAAAACCAAAGAGAGCGACAAAGTCGCGGATATGATCAAGAAGTGGCCTGCGCTGGCGATCGTTTGGGCTGGTTATCCCTTTAGCAAAGATTACAACGCGCCGCGAGGGCATTATTACTCCGTTATGGACAACATCAACACGCTTCGCGTCGGCGCGCCTAGCGAAACGGTCGATAGCCCGCTTCCGACGGCTTGCTGGACCTGTAAATCGCCCGACGTAGTTCGCTTGATGGAGACTAAAGGCGATCTGGAGTTTTATAGCGGACAATGGAACAAATGGGGCGACGAGGTTGTGAACGCGATCGGCTGTTACGACTGTCATACGGCGGATACTAGAGAGCTAAAAATGGGGCGCGCTTACGTGAATAACGGTCTGCGGGCGGCGGGTATGCCGACGTTTGAAGACTCGACGCACCAAAACAAGCGCGATCTCGTTTGCGCGCAATGCCATAGCGAATACTATTTTCGCCCCACGCCAAACGGCGACAAAACGGCGAGGGTCGTAACCCTGCCTTGGAAAAACGGCTTGGGAGCGGAAGAGCAGATGAGCTACTACAACGACGGCAAGAATTTTCCCGACGGCAAGCCGTTTAAAGATTTTGAAAACAAGCTGTCAAAAACGCCGATCGTAAAAGCGCAACACCCCGATTATGAACTGCATCTTACGGGCATTCACGGCAAAAAGGGCGTATCTTGCGCGGATTGCCATATGCCTTACAAGCAAGAGGGCGCGACTAAATACTCCGATCACCAGATACAAAGCCCTCTTGATACGATGGATCGTAGCTGTATGCCCTGCCACCGCGAGAGCGAGACTAAGCTAAAGTCTATCTTGGAGGAAAAATACCAACGCAAAGAAACGCTCTTTGGTTTGGCGGTGAATAATCTAGCCGCCGCGCACCTTGAGGCGCAAAAGGCGTGGGAAAGCGGCGCGAGCGAAGCGGAGATGGCAAAGGCGCTTAACCTGATTCGCGAGGGGCAGTGGCGTTGGGATTACGCCTCCGCAAGTCACGGCGGATTCTTTCACGCGCCCGACGAAACGCTGTTTGTTTTCGCCAAGGCTAACGATTACGCTTTGCAAGCTCGCGCGGTTTTAAGAGAGATTCTCGTTAAACGAGGCGTAAAAGATTACGTGGTTCCCGATTTCAGCTCGAAAGCAAAAGCGCAAAAGCTCGCCGGTTGGGATATGGAGGCGCTAATCTCCGACAAACAAAAGTTCAAAGACGAAACGGTTCCGGTCTGGATCGAAAGGGCGAAAGCGCAAGGTTTGCTCGACGAGAATATTAGGGATTACAAAGACGATTCGGCTTCGTGGTTTGGCAAAAGCGAGTAG
- the hoxE gene encoding bidirectional hydrogenase complex protein HoxE, producing the protein MAQTATTQDTRYKQVDRAMRKLGYEKSALIEALHVAQEVFGYLENDVLSFIAAGLRLPQSKVYGVATFYKYFQLKPKGKHACVVCTGTACYIKGANKLIEAMEKKYGIKPGETTEDGELSLLTARCFGSCSLAAVAVFDKRTVGYLNEESVIAESEKMTSAAND; encoded by the coding sequence ATGGCGCAAACGGCTACCACGCAGGACACCCGCTACAAACAGGTCGATAGGGCAATGCGCAAGCTCGGCTACGAGAAAAGCGCGTTGATAGAGGCTCTGCATGTGGCGCAAGAGGTGTTTGGCTATCTAGAAAACGACGTTTTGAGTTTTATAGCGGCGGGATTAAGACTGCCGCAAAGCAAGGTTTACGGCGTAGCGACCTTTTATAAGTATTTTCAACTAAAGCCAAAAGGCAAGCACGCCTGCGTCGTATGCACGGGCACCGCCTGTTATATTAAAGGCGCGAATAAGTTGATCGAGGCTATGGAGAAAAAATACGGGATCAAGCCCGGCGAAACGACGGAAGACGGCGAACTTTCGCTTTTGACCGCCCGCTGTTTCGGATCGTGTTCGCTCGCCGCCGTCGCGGTGTTTGACAAACGGACGGTCGGCTATCTTAACGAGGAGAGCGTAATCGCCGAAAGCGAAAAGATGACAAGCGCCGCAAACGATTAA